In the Sediminibacter sp. Hel_I_10 genome, one interval contains:
- the murC gene encoding UDP-N-acetylmuramate--L-alanine ligase yields MSKDNRHIDLDSADFFFGKNIQNLYFIGIGGIGMSALARYFAAKGMQVAGYDKTKTEITEALKDLGIDTHFEDDISKIEAKFLNKEQTLVIYTPAIPKDHSEFNYFKANGFQLMKRSAVLGEITKQTFCLAVAGTHGKTTTTSILGHLLNECGVEVTAFLGGISENYNSNLILNGTKVTVVEADEFDRSFLTLSPDFACITSMDADHLDIYGDASELIKSFKEFSERVKPNGKLFVKNGLPIEGITYGIEDDSDYSVKHIKIINGSYEFDVQTPKGLLERFRFNLPGRHNLSNALIALAMSVEYGIPHQQLAKALASYKGVKRRFTYQIRTSNLVYIDDYAHHPEEINAVHQAVREMYPGQKVLVVFQPHLFSRTKDFGEDFAKSLSKFDEVALLEIYPARELPIEGINSKWLWDKIENENKRLISKEQIIKTIQESQATVILTLGAGDIGEEVKHIKKALSVAS; encoded by the coding sequence ATGAGTAAAGACAACCGACATATAGACTTAGATTCAGCTGATTTTTTCTTCGGAAAAAACATTCAAAACCTTTATTTTATTGGTATTGGAGGGATTGGTATGTCGGCCTTGGCGCGGTATTTTGCAGCAAAGGGAATGCAGGTAGCGGGTTATGATAAAACCAAGACCGAAATTACCGAAGCATTAAAAGACCTTGGGATTGACACACACTTTGAAGATGATATTTCAAAAATTGAAGCCAAGTTTTTAAATAAAGAGCAAACCCTGGTAATTTATACTCCTGCAATACCTAAAGATCACAGCGAGTTTAATTATTTTAAAGCAAATGGGTTTCAGCTCATGAAACGCTCTGCTGTTTTAGGCGAAATCACAAAACAAACCTTTTGTCTCGCTGTAGCAGGAACCCACGGAAAAACAACAACGACCAGCATTTTAGGGCATCTACTCAATGAGTGTGGTGTTGAGGTCACTGCTTTTTTGGGTGGCATTAGTGAAAACTACAACTCTAACCTTATTCTAAACGGAACAAAAGTAACGGTGGTGGAGGCAGATGAGTTTGATCGGTCATTTTTGACGCTCTCGCCAGATTTTGCCTGTATTACGTCTATGGATGCTGATCATTTAGATATTTATGGTGACGCCTCAGAGTTGATAAAATCATTTAAAGAATTTTCAGAGAGAGTCAAGCCCAATGGCAAGCTTTTTGTAAAGAACGGATTGCCTATTGAAGGCATTACCTATGGCATTGAAGACGATTCAGATTATTCAGTAAAACATATAAAAATAATAAACGGGAGTTATGAGTTTGACGTACAAACACCTAAAGGACTCCTCGAAAGATTCAGATTTAACCTACCTGGTAGACATAACTTGTCGAATGCATTAATAGCCTTGGCGATGTCTGTAGAATATGGTATCCCTCACCAGCAGCTCGCCAAAGCATTAGCGTCTTACAAAGGGGTTAAACGCAGATTTACCTACCAAATTAGAACATCAAATTTGGTCTATATCGATGATTATGCGCATCATCCAGAAGAAATTAACGCCGTGCATCAAGCGGTGCGTGAGATGTATCCAGGACAAAAAGTATTGGTTGTATTTCAGCCACATCTTTTTAGCCGAACAAAAGATTTTGGAGAAGATTTTGCAAAAAGCTTGTCCAAGTTTGATGAAGTAGCCCTTCTAGAAATTTATCCAGCTCGTGAGTTGCCTATAGAAGGCATCAACTCAAAATGGCTATGGGATAAAATAGAAAACGAGAATAAACGATTAATAAGTAAAGAGCAAATCATCAAAACCATACAAGAGTCTCAGGCCACTGTAATTTTAACCTTAGGAGCTGGAGATATTGGAGAAGAAGTTAAACATATAAAAAAAGCATTAAGCGTTGCGAGTTAA
- a CDS encoding cell division protein FtsQ/DivIB: MRVNYNYIKIFGLLALVVFLCAFSSERNAKRKLPTPEIKFIGDDNLFVTHETVSKLLIVNEGTVTNKPKEIIDLNELETALKSNQMIKNAQVFMSVNGLITAEIEQRKPIARVRTSASYYIDDEGHFMPLSHNYTARVPLVTGAVDKNNLQNIYQVAKKVQEDDFLLVHVVEIHQNNDKTIDLKFRNQEFTIHLGNLELLDKKINNLKAFYVKAKKDNLLDDYQLVNLKFDQQVICSKK, from the coding sequence TTGCGAGTTAATTATAACTACATAAAGATCTTTGGGTTACTAGCATTGGTGGTGTTCTTGTGTGCTTTTTCTTCGGAAAGAAACGCCAAGCGCAAACTACCTACGCCAGAAATCAAATTTATTGGGGATGATAACCTCTTCGTTACCCATGAGACTGTTAGTAAATTGTTAATAGTAAATGAAGGCACTGTTACGAATAAGCCTAAAGAAATTATAGATTTGAACGAGTTGGAAACTGCCCTAAAGTCCAACCAAATGATAAAAAACGCACAAGTGTTCATGAGCGTTAATGGTTTGATTACTGCTGAAATAGAGCAGCGAAAGCCAATTGCTCGTGTTCGTACTAGTGCTTCCTACTACATTGATGATGAAGGTCATTTTATGCCTTTGTCGCACAACTATACCGCTCGTGTCCCTTTGGTCACCGGCGCGGTAGATAAAAATAATTTACAAAATATCTATCAAGTAGCTAAAAAAGTTCAAGAAGATGATTTTCTGTTGGTTCATGTTGTCGAAATTCATCAAAACAATGATAAAACAATTGACCTTAAGTTTAGAAACCAAGAGTTCACCATTCATTTGGGAAATTTAGAACTGTTAGATAAAAAGATAAATAATTTGAAAGCGTTTTACGTAAAAGCTAAAAAAGATAATCTGTTGGACGATTATCAGCTGGTGAACCTCAAATTTGATCAGCAAGTGATTTGCAGCAAAAAGTAA
- the ftsA gene encoding cell division protein FtsA translates to MENNKISVGLDIGTTKIVAMIGRKNDYGKAEILGIGKSKSLGVHRGVVNNITQTIQSIQQAVQEAEAEAGLKIEDVTVGIAGQHIRSLQHSDYITRANSEVVIDEDDIDRLINQVHKLVMLPGEEIIHVLPQEYKIDGQAEIKEPIGMYGGRLEANFHVVVGQVSSIRNIGRCVKSSGLELEGITLEPLASANSVLSQEEKEAGVALIDIGGGTTDLAVFKDGIIRHTAVIPFGGNVVTEDIKEGCSIIEKQAELLKIKFGSAWPGENKDNEIVSIPGLRGREPKEITLKNLSKIIHARVVEIIEQVYVEIKNYGHEEQKKKLIAGIVLTGGGSQLKHLKQLVEYITGMDTRIGYPNEHLAGDSDDEIASPLYATAVGLVMDGLKRQERKRIEKEIEAEAEETPEAIEEEVPLEIEEDVIEPQKKERKSFLDKLTERVKDFLDNAE, encoded by the coding sequence ATGGAGAATAATAAAATTTCAGTTGGATTAGATATCGGGACCACAAAGATTGTGGCTATGATAGGTAGAAAGAACGACTATGGTAAGGCCGAAATTTTAGGTATCGGAAAATCCAAAAGCCTAGGTGTACATCGCGGCGTGGTAAATAATATCACACAAACCATTCAATCCATTCAGCAAGCGGTTCAAGAAGCTGAAGCCGAAGCGGGATTAAAGATTGAGGATGTTACCGTTGGTATCGCAGGGCAGCACATTCGCAGCCTACAACATAGCGATTACATTACCCGTGCCAATTCCGAAGTCGTTATAGATGAAGATGATATTGACCGATTGATCAATCAAGTTCATAAACTAGTGATGTTGCCTGGAGAGGAAATCATTCACGTGCTTCCGCAGGAATATAAGATTGATGGTCAGGCTGAAATTAAAGAGCCTATTGGAATGTACGGCGGACGATTGGAAGCTAATTTTCACGTGGTAGTAGGTCAAGTGTCCTCTATTAGAAATATTGGACGTTGCGTTAAAAGTTCTGGTTTAGAGCTTGAGGGCATTACTCTAGAGCCGTTGGCTTCGGCAAATTCGGTATTGAGCCAGGAAGAAAAAGAAGCCGGTGTCGCATTGATCGATATTGGTGGTGGTACTACAGATTTAGCCGTATTTAAAGATGGTATCATTCGCCACACGGCGGTGATTCCATTTGGAGGTAATGTGGTTACAGAAGATATCAAGGAAGGTTGCTCTATTATAGAGAAACAAGCGGAGTTGTTGAAAATTAAGTTTGGTTCGGCATGGCCTGGTGAAAATAAGGATAATGAGATTGTATCTATTCCAGGACTGCGTGGGCGAGAACCTAAGGAGATTACCCTAAAAAACCTTTCTAAGATTATTCATGCTAGAGTCGTGGAGATTATAGAACAAGTTTATGTAGAAATCAAGAACTACGGGCATGAGGAGCAAAAAAAGAAACTCATAGCAGGTATTGTGCTTACGGGAGGAGGTAGCCAACTAAAACATCTCAAGCAGTTGGTAGAATATATCACTGGTATGGATACCAGAATTGGTTATCCTAACGAGCATTTAGCTGGAGATAGTGATGATGAAATTGCTAGCCCATTATATGCTACGGCCGTTGGTTTGGTGATGGACGGTTTAAAACGTCAAGAGCGCAAGCGCATTGAGAAAGAAATTGAAGCAGAAGCGGAAGAAACGCCAGAAGCAATAGAAGAGGAAGTCCCTTTAGAAATAGAAGAGGATGTTATTGAACCGCAGAAAAAAGAACGAAAGTCCTTTTTAGATAAGCTCACGGAGCGCGTCAAGGATTTTTTGGATAATGCGGAATAG
- the ftsZ gene encoding cell division protein FtsZ — MSNNEIGNIAFDLPKNQSNVIKVIGVGGGGSNAINHMFLQGIKGVDFVICNTDSQALQNSGVPNKIQLGVNLTEGLGAGANPEVGEQAAVESIEDLRRMLDTNTKMVFITAGMGGGTGTGAAPVIAKLSKELNILTVGIVTMPFQFEGKTRNEQAQKGIETLRSHVDSLVVINNNKLREVYGNLGFKAGFSKADEVLATASRGIAEVITHHYTQNIDLRDAKTVLSNSGTAIMGSSTASGKARAQEAIMKALDSPLLNDNKITGAKNVLLLIVSGSQEITIDEIGEINDHIQNEAGHGANIIMGVGEDESLQESISVTIIATGFDIDQQNEISNTEAKRVIHALGDEQQNNFDRKKKESESDHQVAQPKVEAPKAPEVVVHTLMEEEDQEEVPSRSPRNETDLITTNDLIRNLNVVYDEVLDHKYIEEDFVITSVKKEELDIRIDDFEEEQTTLTFDLPLPKSKISEDEEETSSQSNLKTFFDLEEDVNSIEVNDHIEIVPVVEANDQGEKRYALDDFMSNESASNETKSKAKPKVEEDIVFEKKTLQPEKENDQNSDEIDPMTSPISELLKSRADERRRKMKDFNYKFNQAKIDEIEKEPAYRRQGVNLEDSQPSSETTASRTSVGTDDNDDIQLRSNNSFLHDNVD, encoded by the coding sequence ATGAGTAACAATGAAATAGGAAACATTGCATTCGACCTACCGAAAAATCAGAGCAACGTCATTAAAGTCATTGGTGTTGGCGGAGGCGGTAGCAACGCCATCAACCACATGTTTTTACAAGGCATTAAGGGTGTTGATTTTGTAATTTGTAATACAGATTCACAAGCGCTTCAAAATAGCGGTGTACCCAACAAGATTCAATTGGGGGTGAACCTCACCGAAGGGCTTGGGGCAGGAGCTAATCCTGAAGTCGGTGAACAAGCTGCTGTTGAAAGTATAGAAGACCTAAGACGTATGCTAGATACCAATACCAAAATGGTATTTATAACCGCTGGTATGGGTGGTGGTACTGGTACTGGAGCAGCTCCTGTAATTGCAAAACTTTCTAAAGAGTTGAATATCTTGACTGTGGGTATCGTCACCATGCCATTTCAGTTTGAAGGTAAAACTAGAAATGAACAAGCTCAAAAAGGTATAGAAACCTTAAGAAGTCATGTAGACTCTCTTGTGGTGATTAACAACAATAAACTTCGAGAAGTGTATGGAAATCTTGGCTTCAAGGCTGGTTTCTCTAAAGCAGATGAAGTTTTAGCAACAGCTTCTCGCGGTATAGCAGAAGTCATTACACATCACTACACTCAAAACATCGATTTACGTGATGCAAAAACAGTCTTAAGTAATAGTGGTACAGCTATCATGGGATCTTCAACAGCATCTGGAAAAGCCAGAGCACAAGAAGCCATTATGAAAGCTTTGGATTCTCCGTTGCTCAATGATAATAAAATTACCGGTGCTAAAAATGTACTGTTACTTATTGTTTCTGGATCTCAAGAGATTACCATTGATGAAATAGGAGAGATTAACGATCACATTCAAAATGAAGCTGGGCATGGGGCTAATATCATTATGGGTGTTGGCGAAGATGAATCTTTACAAGAATCTATTTCTGTAACCATTATTGCTACGGGTTTTGATATCGATCAACAAAACGAAATTTCAAACACTGAGGCCAAACGCGTGATTCATGCGTTGGGAGATGAACAGCAAAATAATTTTGATAGAAAAAAGAAGGAGTCTGAATCAGACCATCAAGTAGCTCAACCTAAAGTGGAAGCGCCAAAAGCTCCGGAAGTTGTCGTGCATACGCTCATGGAAGAGGAGGATCAAGAAGAGGTGCCTTCTAGAAGTCCTAGAAATGAGACCGACTTGATCACTACTAATGATTTGATCAGAAATTTGAATGTGGTATACGACGAAGTTCTAGATCATAAATACATAGAAGAAGATTTTGTGATTACTTCCGTTAAAAAAGAAGAGCTTGATATCAGGATTGACGATTTTGAAGAAGAGCAAACCACCTTAACCTTTGATTTACCTTTACCAAAATCTAAGATATCAGAAGATGAAGAAGAAACTTCGTCACAATCGAATTTAAAGACTTTTTTCGATCTAGAAGAGGATGTAAATAGTATTGAAGTGAATGATCACATTGAGATTGTTCCTGTAGTTGAAGCTAATGATCAAGGCGAAAAGCGATATGCTCTTGACGACTTTATGTCTAATGAATCTGCATCTAATGAGACAAAGTCTAAAGCAAAACCAAAGGTAGAAGAAGATATTGTGTTTGAGAAGAAAACACTTCAACCTGAAAAGGAAAATGATCAAAATTCTGATGAGATTGATCCGATGACAAGTCCGATTTCAGAATTATTGAAATCTAGAGCCGATGAAAGACGCCGTAAGATGAAAGATTTTAATTATAAGTTTAATCAGGCAAAAATTGACGAAATTGAAAAGGAGCCGGCTTATAGAAGACAAGGGGTGAATCTTGAGGATTCTCAGCCATCTTCAGAAACAACAGCATCAAGAACCTCTGTAGGTACTGATGATAATGATGATATTCAATTACGAAGCAATAATTCGTTTTTACACGATAATGTAGATTAG
- a CDS encoding GatB/YqeY domain-containing protein: MALQQDVMTAMKAAMKEKDQTALAALRAIKSELLLAQTGGGASDEMSEEEEIKILSKLVKQRKDSAAIYNEQNRSDLAEPELAQAEVISQFLPVQLTESEIEEVVEATISKVGAEGMKDMGKVMGLVSQELAGKADGKTISNIVRAKLAK; encoded by the coding sequence ATGGCTTTACAACAAGATGTGATGACTGCTATGAAAGCAGCTATGAAGGAGAAAGACCAAACAGCTTTGGCTGCTTTACGAGCAATTAAGTCTGAATTGCTACTGGCTCAAACAGGCGGTGGTGCTTCAGATGAAATGAGTGAGGAAGAAGAGATCAAGATTTTATCTAAGTTAGTAAAGCAACGTAAGGATAGTGCTGCAATTTATAATGAGCAAAACCGAAGTGATTTGGCTGAGCCAGAATTAGCACAAGCAGAAGTTATTAGTCAGTTTTTACCAGTACAGTTGACCGAATCTGAAATTGAGGAGGTGGTTGAAGCAACCATTTCTAAGGTTGGAGCAGAGGGCATGAAAGACATGGGTAAAGTTATGGGGTTAGTGAGTCAAGAGTTAGCAGGAAAGGCTGATGGCAAGACCATTTCTAACATTGTTAGAGCAAAATTGGCAAAATAA